The Elusimicrobiales bacterium genome has a segment encoding these proteins:
- the tyrS gene encoding tyrosine--tRNA ligase — protein MNAEKAVETLKRGCIDFVGAEELEKKLVSGKTLRVKLGADPTRPDLHLGHGVALSKMREFQDMGHTGILLIGDFTACVGDPSGRDCTRPVLSMQTVRENAETYKAQAFKILDPARTEIRCNSEWLGEFTGSGLCGGAAPELLNALKRITLSRLTERDDFKQRIAKGCPITMLELLYSVFQGYDSVALKADVELGGSDQIFNLLVGRDMQKDYGQEPQAVMTMPLLPGTDGMRKMSKSYGNYIGLTEAPSEIFGKVMSIPDQTMWQYYELLTREDIAAVKAMHPMAAKKKLAGILTARLHSAEAAAEALSGFEKQFSRRELPQDMPQLAVNDGTRLSRILVDGGMAPSMNQARQLISQGAVRLDGEKLGKDQYIVFHSLPYSPDVRVGGEAALLVSPGAVLQAGSRRFCRLVRG, from the coding sequence ATGAACGCTGAAAAGGCAGTTGAAACTCTCAAACGCGGCTGCATTGATTTCGTGGGCGCGGAGGAGCTTGAAAAAAAGCTCGTCTCCGGCAAAACGCTGCGGGTCAAGCTGGGCGCGGACCCCACCAGGCCGGACCTGCACCTGGGGCACGGCGTCGCGCTGTCCAAAATGCGCGAGTTTCAGGATATGGGCCACACGGGCATACTGCTTATAGGGGATTTCACCGCCTGCGTGGGCGACCCTTCCGGCAGGGACTGCACCCGCCCCGTCCTCTCCATGCAAACGGTGCGGGAGAATGCGGAAACCTACAAGGCCCAGGCCTTCAAAATTCTTGACCCGGCGCGCACTGAAATCCGCTGCAACAGCGAATGGCTGGGGGAATTCACCGGCTCCGGGCTTTGCGGCGGCGCTGCGCCGGAACTGCTGAACGCCCTGAAAAGAATCACGCTCTCCCGGCTTACCGAGCGCGACGATTTCAAGCAGAGAATAGCCAAAGGCTGCCCCATTACCATGCTGGAACTGCTGTATTCCGTTTTCCAGGGTTATGATTCCGTGGCGCTCAAAGCTGATGTGGAGCTTGGCGGCTCGGACCAGATTTTCAACCTCCTGGTGGGCCGCGACATGCAGAAGGACTACGGGCAGGAGCCGCAGGCGGTCATGACCATGCCCCTGCTGCCCGGCACCGACGGGATGCGCAAAATGTCCAAATCCTACGGCAATTATATCGGCCTTACGGAGGCGCCCTCCGAGATATTCGGCAAGGTCATGTCCATACCGGACCAGACCATGTGGCAATATTATGAGCTGCTGACGCGCGAGGATATTGCCGCCGTCAAGGCCATGCATCCGATGGCGGCCAAGAAAAAGCTCGCCGGCATACTGACGGCCCGCCTGCATTCCGCTGAGGCGGCGGCGGAGGCTCTGTCCGGGTTTGAGAAGCAGTTTTCGCGCAGGGAATTGCCGCAGGATATGCCGCAGCTTGCCGTCAACGACGGGACGCGGCTGTCCAGGATACTGGTTGACGGCGGCATGGCCCCCAGCATGAATCAGGCCAGGCAGCTTATCAGCCAGGGCGCGGTGCGGCTGGACGGGGAGAAGCTTGGCAAGGACCAGTACATTGTCTTTCATTCGCTGCCTTATTCCCCCGATGTCCGTGTCGGTGGCGAGGCAGCTTTGCTGGTAAGTCCCGGCGCGGTGCTTCAGGCGGGCAGCCGGCGGTTTTGCAGGCTGGTTAGAGGCTGA
- a CDS encoding murein L,D-transpeptidase catalytic domain family protein translates to MLYCVWLLASLAANTPARAQELPALRSLMTQGFSAAPPPVKADIPTPEMGIAEDEPPLPDDPDREHFRGGGQERAGRNIRFETPNYGPGEREQILAKYRNIDRGRLISRRLLEPALLFYHANLNRLSNPDYLTVVDFSKHSSEARLYMVDMDLGSVKALHVAHGSGSDPGNTGYAKYFSNTPDSNMSSLGFYLTAETYSGKHGYSLRLDGLSATNSNVRGRAVVVHGASYVQERSVRPGRSWGCFAVSESVSDFVVKKLAWGSLIYAGLGK, encoded by the coding sequence ATGCTCTACTGTGTCTGGCTTCTCGCTTCACTTGCGGCAAACACCCCGGCGCGCGCCCAGGAACTGCCTGCGTTGCGCTCGCTTATGACGCAGGGATTCTCGGCGGCGCCCCCCCCTGTGAAAGCGGACATCCCGACGCCCGAAATGGGCATTGCGGAAGACGAGCCTCCTTTGCCTGACGACCCGGACAGGGAACATTTCAGAGGAGGCGGGCAGGAACGGGCTGGCCGGAACATCCGTTTTGAAACGCCTAATTACGGCCCCGGTGAGCGGGAACAGATTCTCGCGAAATACCGCAACATTGACCGTGGCCGTCTGATTTCAAGACGGCTGCTGGAACCCGCCCTGCTGTTCTATCACGCCAACCTGAACCGGCTGAGCAACCCGGATTATCTGACCGTGGTGGATTTCAGCAAACACTCCTCGGAGGCCCGTCTTTACATGGTGGACATGGACCTCGGCTCCGTCAAGGCGCTGCATGTGGCGCACGGCTCCGGCTCCGACCCGGGCAACACCGGCTATGCCAAATACTTCAGCAACACGCCGGATTCCAACATGTCCTCGCTGGGCTTTTACCTGACGGCGGAAACCTATTCCGGCAAGCACGGCTATTCGCTGCGGCTGGACGGCCTGTCCGCCACCAACTCAAACGTGCGGGGACGCGCCGTTGTCGTGCACGGCGCGAGTTATGTGCAGGAGCGCAGCGTCCGCCCGGGCCGTTCCTGGGGCTGTTTCGCGGTCAGCGAATCCGTCAGCGATTTTGTCGTCAAGAAGCTTGCCTGGGGCAGCCTGATATACGCCGGCCTCGGCAAGTAG
- a CDS encoding class I SAM-dependent methyltransferase has protein sequence MKEKYTLAVGKSDETRLAVMNDSCNGSSLAFLAESGALKPGTRFLELGCGMGQMAALIAKQILPGGKIDAVDSSDRQLELARKYLKKNSVRNANLINASADTLAPEFERKYDVVYSRFLFEHLRNLPQSLKLLKKCLKPGGRLISETSDMTTIFCTPHSDVFDVWLNCQAPPVLKFNTKCGYDIHLRHYEAGFKDVTVKFHQPALHSQFQKSYLRVVFDQYCPQLTGKGKPFANDDETRKFGKKLDQLIGDKHFVATFPRITQICARQ, from the coding sequence ATGAAGGAAAAATACACGCTCGCGGTCGGCAAAAGCGATGAAACCCGTTTGGCTGTTATGAACGATTCCTGCAACGGCAGCAGCCTGGCGTTTTTGGCGGAGTCCGGCGCGTTAAAGCCCGGGACCCGCTTTCTAGAACTTGGGTGCGGAATGGGGCAGATGGCTGCGCTTATCGCAAAACAAATTTTACCCGGCGGCAAGATCGACGCCGTAGACTCCAGCGACAGACAATTAGAACTGGCCAGAAAGTATTTGAAGAAAAACTCTGTCCGCAATGCAAATCTTATTAACGCCTCTGCTGACACTCTGGCCCCCGAATTTGAGCGAAAATATGACGTTGTTTATTCGCGGTTTCTGTTTGAACACCTGCGCAATTTGCCGCAATCGCTGAAACTGTTGAAAAAATGCCTTAAGCCCGGCGGCAGGCTGATTTCGGAAACCAGCGACATGACCACCATTTTCTGCACCCCGCATTCAGATGTTTTCGATGTTTGGCTTAATTGCCAAGCCCCGCCGGTTTTGAAGTTCAACACAAAGTGCGGCTATGACATTCACCTGCGGCATTATGAAGCGGGCTTTAAGGATGTGACGGTTAAGTTCCACCAACCGGCATTGCATTCGCAATTCCAGAAGTCATATTTGAGAGTAGTGTTTGATCAGTATTGCCCGCAATTGACCGGCAAAGGCAAGCCGTTCGCGAACGACGATGAAACGCGTAAATTCGGGAAAAAGCTTGATCAATTAATAGGCGACAAGCATTTTGTGGCCACATTCCCCAGAATAACGCAGATTTGCGCACGGCAATGA
- a CDS encoding lytic transglycosylase domain-containing protein — translation MKPIFLLISVFACTPGAARAAAQDFDDISFAESPQQAAAAANAYEMKALLDSSSAASKSRNDRMAAMLSGASFSSKGNASLSAQGSSMGSLRYGGRQSFSFTSAGAGSSGAGGGSRAAQGSKGAAYSKSAGSGSGRRGSKGGGSSAYDDLIKKFAKQYGLEPKLVKSVMKVESGFNPKARSKVGAQGLMQVMPATGKMMAKKIGLGGNPNLYDPKTNIQIGCAYLKYLKGRKGGGSTAAILRGYNGGPQCMTKPTKATSKYARKVMSQKVSI, via the coding sequence ATGAAACCGATATTCCTGCTAATCAGCGTTTTTGCCTGTACCCCCGGCGCCGCGCGCGCCGCTGCCCAGGATTTTGACGACATATCCTTTGCGGAATCGCCGCAGCAAGCTGCCGCCGCGGCGAACGCCTATGAGATGAAAGCCCTGCTGGACAGTTCCAGCGCCGCATCAAAAAGCCGGAACGACAGGATGGCGGCGATGCTGTCCGGAGCCAGTTTCAGCAGCAAGGGAAATGCCAGCCTTTCCGCGCAGGGCTCAAGCATGGGCAGCCTGAGATACGGGGGCAGACAGTCTTTTTCATTCACATCCGCGGGAGCGGGCTCGTCGGGGGCGGGGGGAGGCTCGCGCGCCGCGCAGGGTTCAAAGGGAGCGGCATACTCCAAATCCGCCGGTTCCGGTTCCGGCCGGAGAGGCTCCAAGGGCGGCGGCTCCTCGGCTTATGACGACCTTATAAAAAAATTCGCGAAGCAATACGGGCTGGAGCCGAAACTGGTCAAATCCGTTATGAAAGTGGAATCCGGCTTCAATCCCAAGGCGCGCTCCAAGGTCGGCGCGCAGGGCCTTATGCAGGTCATGCCGGCAACCGGCAAGATGATGGCCAAAAAAATAGGACTGGGCGGCAACCCAAATCTTTATGACCCAAAAACAAATATTCAGATAGGTTGCGCTTACCTTAAATACCTCAAAGGCCGCAAGGGCGGGGGCAGTACGGCAGCCATTCTGCGCGGCTATAACGGCGGCCCCCAATGCATGACCAAGCCGACGAAGGCCACTTCCAAATACGCGCGGAAAGTGATGTCCCAGAAAGTGTCAATATAA
- a CDS encoding transglycosylase SLT domain-containing protein, protein MAQESSFNPKARSKVGAQGLMQVMPKTGAWMAKKMGLKGKLNLYNPETSINIGCAYLKYLKGRKGGGSATGILRGYNGGPRRMYKPSKQTSAYASQVQRRRNTVK, encoded by the coding sequence ATGGCGCAGGAATCCAGCTTCAACCCCAAGGCGCGCTCCAAGGTCGGTGCGCAGGGTCTTATGCAGGTCATGCCCAAAACCGGAGCGTGGATGGCCAAAAAAATGGGATTGAAGGGCAAATTAAACCTTTACAACCCGGAAACCAGCATCAACATCGGTTGCGCCTATCTTAAATACCTCAAAGGCCGCAAGGGCGGAGGAAGCGCTACAGGCATTCTGCGCGGCTATAACGGCGGGCCAAGGCGCATGTACAAACCCAGCAAACAGACTTCCGCCTACGCAAGCCAGGTTCAGAGACGCCGCAACACCGTAAAATAA